The genomic segment TTCACGCGGGAGCCGTCCGGCAGCCGGGCATCGACCATCGGGCTGCTCTCGTCCACGCGCCGACCGACCTTCGACACGATGCGATCGAGTACCTGCATCACCTGCTGTTCGTCACGGAAGGTGACGTCGGAGAGCGTGAGCCGCCCGTCGCGCTCGATGTAAACGTCCTTCGGCCCGTTCACCAGAATGTCGGTGATCGTCGGGTCCCGCAGGAGCGGCTCGAGCGGGCCGAAGCCGAGGATGTCGTCGAGTAGTTCGCTGAGCAACCGGTCCTGATCCACGCCGGCGGTCGGGGGCGGGTCGCCCGCGATCACCTTCGCGATGAGCGTGTGCAACTCCGCCCGCTGCCGCTCGGCGGGGAGCGTCTTGAGCCGATCCAGATCGATGGACCGGACCAGTGAGTTGTGCAGGTCGCGCTTGTACCGTTCCAGCGGCGGCAGCCCTTCACTCGGAAGAGGAGGCAACGCACTCGCGGGTGCGGGCGTATCGCACACGGTAGGAGCCGCCGGAGCACGCCAGCCGCTTTTGGTTGCGGGTGCGGTAACGGGTGGGAGTGTGGGCTTCTGGGCGATCATCGCGATACCTCGAATATAGGCGCGCCTGTCTCCTTATTAGAACGATCGGCGTTCGCGCTCGGGAAAAATCAGATCTCCGGCCCGTAATTGAGTTCTCGTGTGGAGCAAATGCTCGACGGGCTGCGAGAAAAAGTGAGGCACGGCGCGAGCTGGCGTTTCGCTCGGACCCGATGTCGCCCGTTCCCCGTCGGGTTTAGAACCGGAGCCGTGGCCGGATTCACTCCGGCTCCGACGGTCCGCGAGGCGCATCGGGTGCAGCAAACCCGACACGGTCGTGGAGCCAGGCCACGAAGGCCTCCGCGCCCGGTTGATGGCGGTAGGTTGCGCAGCGGACCGGCGCGGCGTCCGAACGGATCAGTTCGCAGTGATAACGGCCGAGCAGATCGCAATCGGAACCCGGTGCGTCCTCGTGCGTCACGACGACGGCACGGATCGCGGCGAACGGCACCTCGACCGGCTCCGGGCGTGCCGGGAGCCGGACGACACGGGCGACCTCGTCCACTTCCATCCACGTCGGGGTGGTGCTCACGCCCGCCAGCACGGCGATCACCACCGCGAGCAGGTAGCCGGCCCCGGCGGCCCACACCGGGGGGTTGAAGCCAAAGCCCAGCGCCCACACGAAGGTTCCGCAGAACGCGATTCCCAGTAAAGTGCCGGCACAACACCCGGCTCGGTCGGGGTCGGTCAACCGGACGCGCCACACGGTCGCGGTACGCGCCACACGGTGCGGGTCGGCAGGATCGAACTCCGACCGTCGGGCGCGGACCCGCGCCACCCACCCGCCCACCCCGATCAGGTTGAACGGCGTGAGGAACCACACCAACGTGAGGTGGAAACCGGTGGCGCCGGGGCGGAGCAGCGACTCCGACGGGTCGTTCGGGTCGTACGCGACGGGTACCCGGGCACCGACCGGCAGTTCGTCACGGATTCGGTCCCAGGCCCCCGAATTCGTACCGAATGAGGCGTAACAGTACCGGGTGCCGGTGTACCGCCGGCCCCCGACCTCGTAGCCGTATGCCACGTCCAGCCGGTCCGCTCCGTCCTTATCACGATCGGCCGTCACCGCGCTGCGGGTGATGACACCGTCGGCGGTCGGAAAGCGTGCCGCACGGGTCTGGCGATACAACGTCCACAACATGACCGCGTCCGCTGCCAGCACGAGCCCCGACCACATCAGCAACCACCCGAATGTGACACTGCTCCGCCAGGCGTTCGTCGTCATGGGCCGCTCCGGGCACTCGAGTGCCGGTGCACTTCGAGTGCAGTGTCGGCCCCGTGTCTGGTACTTCGCCCGAAGCACCGGCGTCTTTCGTACGCTCGTGCGGCCCACCGAAGAATTCTTATCCGCGTGCGGCCCGGCAGGAATCGAAAGCGGAGCGGCTGATTAAATTCGGGATAATCGGAGCGGCGCCGCGGCAATAGGAAGGGTCGAGGCACGGAGGCGACTCTCGATGCGAAGCCGTCCGATATCCGAAATTCTCATCCGCACAGCCGTTCGCGCTGCCGCCGAGCGGACCGACGCCGATTTGCTCGGCCGGTTCGTGTGCGACCGCGACGCGGTCGCGTTCGAGGCCCTCGTCCGCCGACACGGGCCGATGGTGCCGAGCGTATGTCGGCGGGCGCTGGGCGCCACGCCCGACGCGGACGACGCGTTCCAAACCGTCTGGCTCGTACTGGTGCGCAAGGCGCGGTCGATCGTACCCCGCGCGAAGGTCGGGAACTGGCTGTACGGCGTCGCGGCCCGCACCGCGGCCCACACGCGCGCCAGGAACGCCCGACGGCACGCGGCCCAGCGCCCGCTGTTCGACGCGTCCGACGCGCGACTTCCCGATCCCGACGCGCGGGACGCGGCCGCCGCCGTCGATGCCGAACTCATGCGCCTGCCCGAGCGGTACCGGGTCGTGATCGTGTTGTGCGAGCTGGAAAGCCGGTCGCTCAGGCACGTCGCGGAGCAACTCGGGCTGCCACCGGGTACGGTCGCGAGTCGGTTGTCACGCGGCCGAGCGCTCCTCGCGGCCCGGCTGCGGGCACGCGGGTTCGCGGCACTGAGCGGGGCACTCGCCGCGGCTCCGGTTTCCGCTCGGCTCGTGAGCGGGACCGTCTCGATGCTTCACATCGGATCGTAGGAAGTGGCCCGAAGTGTGACCGAACTGACCCAGGGAGTGCTCTCTGTCGTGCTCGCGAACAAGCTGAAGACGATCGGAAACATGATTGCGGCAGCCGCACTGGCGGTCGGGGCCGGAATGTGGATGACGACGACCGCGGCGCGACCAACGATATCGGCGGCGCAACAAACGGCCCCGTCCGCCGAACACCGGGACGCCGCCCGCCCGCGTGCCGAGCGGGAGCTCTCGGCGGCCCGCGCGAACGAAGACGAATTCGTGCCGCCGAGCGACGCCGAAGTGCTGCGCGCGATGCCGCGTGCCCCTCGGGCGGGTCCGAGCGTTTATGAAGCGTTTCGCGACAACATTACCATCGTGAAGACTCGGCTCGGGCCTCGTGTCGTCCGTCTCCCGCTGTTTGCCGGGGCATCCGTTAAGCTGACGACGGAGTTGTGGGAGTGTACGGTTCATTACGAACGGGCGATCGAATTGCTCTTTCCGTTTCCCATCCGTGTTCGGTTCCCACAAATGGAGAGGGTCGAAATCCACAAACTGAAGTCGGGAAAATGAGCCGGTCGCCGGTCGGGGCTCCTTCCATTTGCAGAGCGATGACCGGCGTCCGAACCTCCGCAGCGCGGAGGTTCGGACGCCGGTCTCGTGTCTCGCAGCGATGAAGTCGGGGCCTTTGGCCGTGGCGGGATTGTTGGGTAGCGAGGCAGCGTAGGGAATTTACCTCGACGTGCCGGCTTCGGCAAAATGAGGAGCCTGGGCGAACAGAGTTGAGCACTCGACCGCGCACCTGATGAGCGGCCGTGTCACACCGCGGCCATCACCAGCGCACCGTTCTGGCCGCCGAAGCCGAAGCTGGTCGAGAGGCCGTACTTCACCTTCGCTTCGCGCGCCGTGTTCGGGATGTAGTCCAGGTCGCACGCCGGGTCCGGGTTCGTCAGGTTGATCGTCGGCGGGTACACTTGCGTCTTCAGGCTCATCGCCAGCGCCGCCGCTTCGATCGCGCCGCTCGCGCCGATGGAGTGTCCAATCATCGACTTGATCGAAGAAAGTTGCACGCCCTTCGCGTGGTCCCCGAACACCCGCTTCACCGCTGCCGTTTCCATCAGGTCGTTCAGCCGCGTGCTGGTGCCGTGCGCGTTGATGTAGCCCACGTCGCGGAAGTCCACCTCCGCTTCCGTCAGGGCCGACTGGATCGCCCGCGCGCCGCCGCGGCCCTCGGGGTCCGGCTTCGTCACCGAGTACGCGTCGAACGTGCTGCCCCAGCCCTTCACTTCGGCGTAAATCGTGGCGTTCCGGGCCTTCGCGCGCTCGTAGTCTTCGAGGACCAGTACCGCGGCGCCCTCGCTGATGACGAACCCGTCGCGCAGCCGGTCGAACGGCCGCGACCGCTCCTCCGGCGGGCGCCCGTCGGACTTGCTGAGCGTGCCCAGGGC from the Frigoriglobus tundricola genome contains:
- a CDS encoding RNA polymerase sigma factor translates to MRSRPISEILIRTAVRAAAERTDADLLGRFVCDRDAVAFEALVRRHGPMVPSVCRRALGATPDADDAFQTVWLVLVRKARSIVPRAKVGNWLYGVAARTAAHTRARNARRHAAQRPLFDASDARLPDPDARDAAAAVDAELMRLPERYRVVIVLCELESRSLRHVAEQLGLPPGTVASRLSRGRALLAARLRARGFAALSGALAAAPVSARLVSGTVSMLHIGS
- a CDS encoding DUF3592 domain-containing protein, which translates into the protein MTTNAWRSSVTFGWLLMWSGLVLAADAVMLWTLYRQTRAARFPTADGVITRSAVTADRDKDGADRLDVAYGYEVGGRRYTGTRYCYASFGTNSGAWDRIRDELPVGARVPVAYDPNDPSESLLRPGATGFHLTLVWFLTPFNLIGVGGWVARVRARRSEFDPADPHRVARTATVWRVRLTDPDRAGCCAGTLLGIAFCGTFVWALGFGFNPPVWAAGAGYLLAVVIAVLAGVSTTPTWMEVDEVARVVRLPARPEPVEVPFAAIRAVVVTHEDAPGSDCDLLGRYHCELIRSDAAPVRCATYRHQPGAEAFVAWLHDRVGFAAPDAPRGPSEPE